Genomic DNA from Gossypium hirsutum isolate 1008001.06 chromosome A01, Gossypium_hirsutum_v2.1, whole genome shotgun sequence:
AAGTCGATGCAAATTCGAGTGCCACCTCAATAACGAATTTAACCTCCCTTTCAACCAATAGGTTTAGTATTCATCAAGGAATACATCTGTCCTATAAACATAACTCAACAAAAGTGGCCCAAAAGATGTAATTATCATTGCCTTAAAGTTTGACAACGGTAACTGCTTGTGaattagaaattgaaaagaaataagGTTTTATATGACGTGAAAGATCCATGTTGAAGGAAGAGAATGAAGGAGAGAAATCAAACAATGACGAGGAGGTACAAAGTCATCTTCAATTGGGTTGAATGGACAAGGCAGAGCTACTAGAACACTCATGACAAGGTATGATGATCAAAGGAGAGCAAACACATTCTCAAGTGTCGGGCGTAAGAGACAGGGTAAAAAATTACGATGGCATACAGGAGTATATGTGTGGCTTCTGACTGCAGCACTTGGTCAAAATGGTCGATTGAGAGTGGGATATTCAATGGATGGGGTAGTGAGAGTAATTAGGCTTCGATACCATGTGAAtttaaatagaaaagaaagaagaaaagaaaatgagagggAAGAAAAAGGTTGTTGTCAAAGGGGCTATTGTTGTTGAAGAGAAagcagaaaaaagaaagaagaggaaaagatgatAGAAAATTATGAAAAGAATTGCTTGAGTATCCCTCTTACTTGGAGCATATACAAAATAAGGAAAGAAATCTATACAGTCCTAATTGATAGCTTATTTACATAATTACAATCCCTAATATCATATAAAGAATCTCTACATTATGGCATATCATAACAGAAGTTTCTTGGCCTCCTGTCCAATATGCAATAGCCACTCCGAATCGTTAGAACatattctcttcttttttcctcCAACCCAAGAAACTTGGCAAGCTTCGTCATTTTATTATAATCCTAATCTAGTGGGGTTTCATTCATTGCCTAATGGTGGATTTTGATTCAAGAAATGTTTGTTTTGTCAGATTCCCAACTTGGCTCTGATCTTATTACTTTTATTTGCTGGGAGATTTGGAAAGCTTACAATCTCACCATCTTCAAAGGGAAAACCAAATATCTAATCCAAATAGGGAATGAAGCATTCCAAAATTACTCCTTCTTTCCATCGGCAAATCCACCTTTAACTCTGGTCCAATCCTTTCAAGACTTGATTTGGATCTCCCCACCTGAAAGTTTACTAATGATTAACTATGATATGACTATCTCTTCTGCTTCATCCAAAGCCAAAAGAGCAACACTTGTACACAACCATCTAGGAAGTGTATTGCCAGAGTCAACATACTAATAACTTCGTCTTTGGTATTGGTTGCCAAATCCTATGCTTTGAGGCTTGACTCCAAGCTATTGCACGATCATTTATGGTAGTGGGTTATCTTGGAATTTGAGCCAAAACTTGGACCACCCGTAGGAATCCTTAGCAATCATGTGAACAGTCTTTCACATATTCTAATGGTTGTAATCTTTCTTTTCAGTTCACTCCTTGAAACTGTAATATGACTTGTGATTGGATTGCTAAACTTTCTTCAAGTGAAGCTTGTCCCACAAACTGAGTTCTCAACCATCCGACCAAACTACAATCTCTTTTGTGATGAATGGGAGcatgttaataaaaaaaaagtggcACCTTCTAAAATCCCAAATAATTGTCtttttggtcctataagtttacTGATTCAACCACTAGGACCAAATTTccaatatatagaaatataaattgGATTTTCAAATTGGTATTGGATCAAATAAATTTGCATCAAACTAATTTGGgtttaagtcatttaattttgAATTGTTTGGGGTTCGATTGATTTGAGCTTAAGATTCAAGAGTTTTGTATCGGTCATTACATACTCAAATAATCTCGTTAAAATTACTTTAGTTTGAATTgttttgagttatttatttggATTATTTCACATTggggttattttagtttgaaTTGGTTTGAGTTTAGTTAAGTTTGGATTTCAATCAATTTGAATTAGGatgaacaaattcaaatttaaattgatGTGAGATCAAACAAATATAAATAGCAGATTCAGTACTTAACAGATGAGCAATAACACTACTTTAATGTACTTTAGAacaaaagaaaagtttatattgCAATCGTTTTTAAGACGATAATATTGAATCTCCAAGAAACAATATAATATCATCTTCAGTCAAAGTAAAACCCTTACAGGGAATTATATTTGATCATAAAATAATGAGATTACAAAACATGAACAAAGTGTTACTACTACACAAACCTTGCTACTGTTTATTATATATGTCggaaatatataacatataatgtgtgtttgtgtgtgtgtgtacATATTATGACGGAGGTTCTGGTCCTGCTGGTTTCGCATTTAGAAGAGGCTGAAGAGCTTTGACAACAATTGTCATGTTTGGCCGAAAATCTGCCTCATACTGGACACAAAGTGCTGCAACGGCCGCTAGCTGATATAATACAATACCACCATATCCAATTAATATGATAGAAAAAGCCTCAAGATGTAAACTGAACATCTTATAAGCAAAAAtcatctaaaattttataaattctttttatatattttttattataatttattaattttataagatTTTAGAACATATATTTTGTTCAGTTTTGTAAAAGTTGATCtagtataaaatgataaaatatcatGTAAAATTTAGGAAGATAAAAGTAGCAGAAGAGAGAAAGACAACCTTGGCGATTGCCTTGGGTGGGTAGTCATTGTTCAGCTTGGGATCCACACATTGTTTGACCTTGTCTTCACTCAATCTTGGAGTTGCCTGAAAATCATTGTAAATGAGTTGGCCAcacatttttaatacaaaaatgTACAAACATATACATAGATATAAATAACATACCCAAGTTACTAGACTTTGTTGTCCTTTGGGCATTGTATGATCTACTGGTTTTCTTCCTGTCAAGAGCTCGAGAAGAACAACTCCAAAACTGTACACATCACTTTTCTGTGTTATTTGTCCTGTCATAGCATACCTAAAAGCAAAACAAAGTTTAATTATGTTACGCTAGCATGTCAAGATATCTGCCAAACACGAGTACTTAAAAGGTTCATAGGACATACTCAGGGGCATGGTAACCAAAGGTACCCAAGACTCTGGTGGAATGGAGTCGAGCTGCAGTGTCGGAAGATTGGTTGGTCAAGTTGAAATCGGCAATCTTGGCGACGAAATCATCGAAAAGAAGGACATTGCTTGATCTGACATCACGATGGATTATAGAGGGCTGAACTTTCTCATGCAAATATTCAAGTCCTTTTGCAGCACCGAAAGCTATTTTAACTCTTTCGTTCCATGTTAGAACTGGACCCGGTTCAGCCCCTTGTACACCTTTCCTTCCTAAtccataaaacaaataaaatgaaaaacaaaacaaaagcaaaagcTCAAAGATATGAATGATGAAACTGAGCGTGTACATATATACCATGTAACACATCATGTAAAGAACCCTTGGTTGCATGTTGATATACCAAGATTCTGTTATTATCCTCCAAACAATACCCCAACAACTCCACGAAATGCTCATGTTTAAGTCTTGAAACCACTGACAactgaccaaaaaaaaaatcatggtgACAATGGTGTTAGTTGTAGGTTGCAATGTTTTAAGAATAAAGGGGGGGGGGGAGTGAGACCTGAGAACCGAAGTCAGAATCGGGTTCAGGTGAAGAACTGGTGTCGAGTTTCTTGATAGCAGCAGGCTGACCATCACTTAATGTTCCATAGAAAACTCGGCCATAAGAACCTTCACCAATCAAAGACTTGGTTCCAAAGTTATCAGTCATATTGTTTAACTCATCTAAGGGAATGGCTGGTATTTCAATTGGTAGCACTTTTTGAGGATCCCCACTTTTTGCCGCTCCCCCACCCCTTGGCTCTCCTCTTCCTCTTCCACTCCCTTTTCGGAAATTAAGTAATGAATGaggaaaaaaattcatattattttgcATTTTAATTTGAGATTAGTCATTTTTAACCATTATTGAtgttatttcaaaatataatcttGAAGTATGGTTATCAAAATAGTTTTGAGGATATTAAAATCAAGAAAAAGAACAGAAGGTCAAGTTTAGTTTCGTCCCtgtattatatttaaattgaaatttttattctctttatttttatttacaattattCTCTTTACTTTAGTTTGGCATTTACTTATTCGAATTTTTAGTTTGGGATTtcagaattttcttttaaaaattaaccatCAATTAAAAGCATAAAATCTTTTAAGTGTATTAAcgaatttaattaaaacaaaacattagtaaaaataaataaattatgtcaaattaaagtaaCTTAAGTATAATTTGagaatgccaaaaaaaaaaagaaagctaaaaaaaatgtaaagaaaagaGCAAAATACCAGGACCACCAATTTGACTTCCTGCTCTAGGTGGGGTTTGATATTGATTCGTTGGTGGACCGTCGAGCTCCTCCTCCGCACCTCCGCAGCACGACATAGCTTAGGATGTTCACTTTCCAATATTTTTCATGCACAGAGAACTCTCTTCTCTTCAATTTCAATGCAAATTTCAGATTTTTTTCCCTGCATGGGGATTATAACATAATGAAATTCAAAGCATTTactatcaaaaaaaaaaacattaaagcaATATATACATGCCTGAAAGACACCCAAAGaatgggaaaagaaaaagaaagaagctaTGAAAGGCTATTGAGAGGGGGGAGGGGGAGGCTGATgacagagaaaaaaaaacaaaatcagaaaCAAAATCTTTATAGGtaagaaaaacaaaacataaaaaaaaaaacagagaaagaattgttgcAAGGCTGGCTGTTCcaacttttcttcttcttcttcttcttcttcttcttcttcttcttcttttaggTTAATTCCCCCCCATTGCTGTGTAATGGTCTGGATTGAAACAGGGACACATGTTTCTTTCATTAGTTTTGCATGAAACTCGGGTCTCTTTATAGTTCAACCGTTAATCTTAAAACTAACCTAATTCTACGTGGATTCACGTTTGCATGTCTCTAAATTGAATCCACCCCCATATTtcctatttttctttattttctattagTAGTCTGCTTTTTTATACATTGGGTCACAACTTTTCTAGCGTGTGGTATTTCAAAAATCATTTCTATTTCTACATTTGGGCTGTCGATGTTTCTTGTTAATATGAttatgtgaaagtatatttaatgacaaattttgaaaaatactaTGGGATGAACAATTAAACTTACAACTTTTTAGATAAAAAAGAAGCAGAAGATcaagaagattttttttaaattaaatatttgatcGAAACCTTATTAAACCATGCATTCTGGATGGGAATATGACATTATAATTATTAAGATTGGGAGATTTTGTTGCATTTTTAATGATTAACAGAAAGAGGGAATCATTTTCAAAAGTGGGAATCATgaactttataatattttaattataaatctttaaGTTTGGTAACATTAAGGAAAAACATGTCTTCATGTTCTAAACATATATGTGTGTCGTGAAAACAAGCACGTCGTATCCACTCTTCCAAAATTAATTTACAAGTCAAGGACAAGGTAAGCTTTACTTTGCATGCAAATTTCTTATTTCATGGTGTCGACTTTCTTAAAAGATAACGTCAAATGTACATTTGATTTACGAATTTTGCTATTTCGAAAATCTCGGTTTTACTTTTTGGTATTGTATAATGtttacaaattttttaattagatatttgaattttatcgAGTTGATTTTCATAAAGAATAACATTAATTACattatatttgaattatgaatCCAAATATTTGTCAACAATTTCTATTTTCTATTAGAGCTTTTGTGTATCAACATCTTTAGGCTAAGCCTATGtatcttatatttatatatgttaagAAGAGGTCGTTAAACTCTCTTTTGAAAAAGTCTTTAAAGTGTTGTCCATCGAGAGCTGATGATTTCTTCAATAGTAAGATATTGTGTCCAGAGTGTCTATGCTCAGTGGTATATATCCAAGTTCTGTTTCCTAACTCTGTGAAGAGCCCTTAACGGATTCATAGAGTGGTAGTGCCTTGCCCACCAAAAAAACATGTGAGTATTTGACATTGGCAAGGGTTGAATCCATGCCCTTATTTGACTAGCTAGCTAGCCAAGTGGTATCGTTCTTAGCCACTAGTGCCATATAAGGGCATGGCTTCTAATTGTAatacccctatcccgtaactgtCATCGGAATAGGTAaggagcattaccagacagacagaacattatAGAATTACAAATATCACATAGTACCAGACAGACAAAACATTATAGAATTACAAATATCACATAGTATTATCATATAAGCAAATCAACAATTCGTCCCTTATGAAGGTCTCTAAGACCTAAGACATACTTTTAGaaaaggtcgggactaaaccgaactcgttcagaatttttagaacttagcaaaatttcccaattctgttgaggtcacacgcccttgtaagtgtgccttacacgggcacCAGACATGCCCATGTAATCCAACCGTGCCTAAAACAGAGCctacatactgactttcacccacggccaacagacacgctcgtgtgttatggctgtgtgatacttagctagctactgacttgagcccacggccatatgacacacccatgtgtcttaaccgtgtgaccTTAAAAGGCTACTGCTTTGCATACACTGCCACAAGGCACGCTCGtgttccctgaccgtgtggcacaatgcaggcttggtttaagccaactttcCACCCCTTTTTGGGCCATTCCTACAATCAATATTACACATCATTCATGCTacaatttccaaccaattccatacttaaaacatgttttatcaaactaaatcttcatcattcaataacatatacaaatccataccaaaacacattaaacatcatattacaacaacatgccaaTATGCTCATTTCATAGCTCATTTATAACACTCTCTAACTTATGCTTAAACTTATCATTTCTTCAACTTGGCACATTTCAAAATGACCATCACATATAAGGCTatataaccattacaagcatacaaaaTTTGGCATtacaaaccatttaccaaaactaagcacaaacataccatttgctagccaactctcatggcataacatatatacatatcaaagcttaaatacataaACATCCTAGCCTATACAcgccatacttaaaaatatttacattatcaaaagtaccaaaatgagttcaatAGTATGGTGATAATCCTTGACAGTCCCCGAGCTGgtggtagcttcgatatctataaaacaattcaaacacagacacagagtaagctttcaaaagcttagtaagctcgtactaaaatcatctgtgacagcccaaaattgaccctagtcaggaagtggtttcgggaccacaaaaccgagtcataaaaataattgatttccatattctatgcttattatgtgtgtacatgagtatgtggaagtttcattctccaattttgccaattgcatgagaaattattaaatagggattgatatgagacatggtgaaaatatgataggctaatttaaaatggtctattaatgcatgttgtgaaaatgatgggtttgcatgtcaaattacccaaaatttgagctagtggttggccatgctatgggtggaaacatgttgggaacatgttggcctagtgaggtatgtaggaaaaaaataaaataaggggcatgggcataaaataatgaaaaggagtatgatgaatacaaaaaaaaaatgtgtgtagttgtttccccccccccattgccgtgagctaaagaaaagaaaggagaaaatttttgttcatcctttctcatcttcatttagccgaaactagaaagaaaaaaacaaagaaaaaaaaatgctcatcctttggttcatccttggccaaaaattttaaggaggaaggaagaagaaaggttgaagaggttcggccatgcatgtagctaggctaaggtatgtttgatgatgttccatgagatgcatgcatgttttagttgttagcttgagttctacctagcccatggtctaaatcttgctatgtgatggaaatgacactcggccatggatgcatcattcttggttgatgtttgatgttgtggtgatgaggcatgaggatgagttaagattcggcctaggtggagtttgtgttaatgccattgcatgctaaatatgaagcctgttaatgatgcatgtgatggtggcttgatgattcttgaacctcctttttagcatttttgagtgagcacatatgtgcattggttgctaaatggagaagaatcggctagcaagttgtgtgctaaggccgaatataacttttgcatgttaatgagcaatgcatgtgttaaattgatggaaagggagaggatgctttactagtgtgtatatgtgtgtattagccaagttttgaacttgaaacaaaagggtgtttagtcaatacaagtgaccatacttgtagagtgtattaagtgttgaaatcggccccaaaatagacatgcatattcggccaagggggaaaaattagctaaaatgttgagtttgattcatgattccgtacatatgtgactttaatgtctaatgtataaatatgggctaagtgccttgtgttcctcttttcgatgctcaaatgattaaatcaatttatttgtttaattaagctcaagagcaaaggggaactaaatccgataaagggaaggaaaaagtggtcgaatagctatcggaatcgttcgacaacacccgaggtaagttcttgagtaaaagagcttaaattatgatgtgattagatcatgttttaagcaaattaaaatcatgctctttgtgtggctattgagccgaatttgcaagaatgataaatgtcttgtgtttgagttttgctaacgaaaatgaaatacgaatgggccatgatttattgttaaatgtgcatggttatttgaatgatgtccgggctaagtcccgaaggcttgtgctaagtgacaatatccggactaagatccgaaggcatttgtgcgagatactaattccgggctaagcccgaaggcatttgtacgagatactaattccgggctaagcccgaaggcatttgtgcgagatactaattccgggctaagcccgaaggcatttgtgctagttactaaatccgggttaagtcccgaaggcatttgtgcgaattactataaccgggctatgtcccgaaggcatttgaacgaggagctatatccggttaaattccgaaggtacgtgatttgggaatgaatgaacttgctgtaaaattccagttaatactctcgaaacatcccaacattgaggtatgtttcgtatgtgcttgaatttagttgagcccttacaaataagtattcgctcagttgataaacgagctaccggcctttggctgagttgatcttttgtgtatgtacataagggttgataatgtgaagcaagtacgatatcgtaaatttgtgcatatgaaattatccgtttagctatatgaatactatacttttgttgtgctggaatttcttgctcaaaacttactaagcataaattgcttactccgtttcattgctcctctgttttatagatttggttctccagctatcggactcgggatcttgaggtcaaagtcgcccacactatcaaagcccccttttggtacaattttggttgaacttcgaaatgacatgtataggactacccgtttgttgtgggtcgtggaccctttggacttgtataaattttggatagccatgcgaaaatggcttatatgtgtttgagtataatgttataaacatttggtgtggatatgcttgacaaggattggccacggggatggttaatcactttcataaattgtgctatttatgcaaaaagggctagttgaatcatggaaaccatgaaataggtaaagtctaccttaaaggcagatgctgacagaagcagtgatgtagatttggaaaatcactaaaaatagtaggaagggaattaaatagtgaataaattatgtaaacaaaccttgatgaatctactttcataggaaagtaacgaaacaatcatacggacagtatgttaagagatattcaggttctcgtgagacagggccagaacggtttctggattccctgttccgactttggaaattcattataaattaaccagagataattaggagtcataccatatatgtatagattcctctctgagtctagtttctgtagaaataaacggcatcagtattggagccctgtacaaggagatattcaagtcgtaatgtgcaaaggtcagtgtagtcgatccctgtaacatgggagactttgactaataaactgtactaattggcctgaccaaaaattctagaaaaaatatgtagatgggcatatgagtctagtttcagggaaaaatcacgaaactgattttcgaattgtgaaactcaagatatgatttttaaagcgactagtacgcagattggcagtgtctgggaaatttttttataagggtttacagtctgttaacacctcgtgttcgactccggtgtcggtctcgggttcggggtgttacatcatcaacatttaagtaattataatttctcaattcatctatcaaatctataccaactCAATCCATGAGTTCTTACCAATTTAATGATCTTTATAAACATAATGTCATCTACCACATATGTACCATACTTACCTGAgcattttcatattcattcatttttAATCTCACCTCTTGTTTGAATACTTTAACACTTTCCAAAGATCGCCACTGCTTTAAATATTCGCACACTTAGCGCTTAAAGGTTAGCTGACGCTAGAAGGATTCTCTCACACTTAGTGTTATTTCAATTAACCGAAACTAAGTCGGTATCTCACACTTAGTGggttatatagccgaagctattccaaatcacacacttagtgccatttgtagccgaagctatattAAACTGCACACTTAGTTCCAAGCATAGTCGAATATCATTATGCTCAAATCGtaatcaaatatctatacaaTCTATGTATTACCATCTCATTAAAACATAGCTTTAACATCAtttataacatacgaacttacctcgtactcgagaTTTGTGGACGCAGACTGTTTATTCTACAATCTTCGATTTCCCTCGGTGTAAGtctaaattcctcttttcttgatctaaatgtattcaaaattaaccccttttattcaccaaatcattcaaaataatccatatgtATACAATTAGggtattttgcaaactagccctcacattttcacatttcgacacttttgTCCCTATTTCTCaaattcacaaaatacacataatttgcatatacacaagcttagccgaatctCCTAgatctcatacaagtccatacatttcatttatttcacattttagtccctcaaaataacatctttgcaatttaacccaaattgctcaatttcatcaaaaattcaaagacagaACAtctaaacccaacatcaaactctcataattcatcaactaacatcacaaagcccATAGTTTTatcaatggcacattttaaaatcatcataaaaatcagaatttgaggcatgggtttgatagtataAGAAACAAGaattacaaaaatgtagaaattattgaAAACCAATCAAattacatacctcaatcaaggaaAACCAAGGCCGAACCCTagtgttctttttttcttttcttttgtcttcaatattcagcttgcatggagaaataaggaacaatttcatgctttgttttattattaattaacatgaaatctaaatgaccattttgccctttcatTCAACCATTAGaaattcacctaacacatgcccttttatgaccattcaaacttccaatggttaaataaccacataaggacctttcaaatataaagccaagtcaaataggcacttttaaaaACTAGCACACAAGTTTTATCTTTttcgcgattaagtcctttttacaaattaaacacacaaacagttaaatttccacacgagactttcacacatgtcaattcacttataataggcacaaaaaataatattaaaatatttttttgactcgaatatgtggtcccaaaaccactattccgactagggtcaaaactggactaTTACACTAACCCTACTAGGGCTAAATGCTCATGTTTCCTTAGTTGGAGAGGCGTTCCCATTTCGTGAACTCGTCGAGGGCTCACCATAGAGTCGAGAGACAAAATTTGGGTATAAAATCGAGCATAAACATCTTAGGCACAATAGCTCCACCATTGACAGGCCCGCCGGCTCTCAGTGGACACTACTTCGAAGACATCTCCAAGAGAGAGTCCAACCTCCCCTCAACTATAactataattatgtttatttgaatttgaaataaattacaCTTAAACTTTTAATTCAACCTTTTTACCAATTTATCATTTGATTTTAAGataaaatttctataaatatatgtttacATAGGGTTTTTTTTATGCACTCACATCATGTATGTGCCATAATCTAATCATTATAATATGCTTGACTAAGTGAGCGTCACCTGTCAATCGAGTCTGAATtcaattgtgaaattaccaaaagcTAGCCCATTTATTTTACAATGCAACAAATAGTATTTTGAggatatttatttctttttatatttttataaatctagaaaatatatatatacatattgtatGGGATGTAACGACCTAGTTTCCAGTGgttttaaaaattgtgtttttgataTCTCAATTCCGTAAACcgagtctataaatattaaataaagatatttaCGGGGTTATTAtagaaatgaattaaattttggatagtcaatttagtcgaaattgtggttaattaggacctagggactaaattgtaaagtttaatcgCTATAGATTGTTAATTAGTAAATGGTTTGgagacttaaattgcaattaaccaaAGGTCCAAAATACCAATTAGACCATACTCAAATTAGACTTAGTGGACAGTATGATGATATTagattaaaataagtaaaatttaagttaatcataattaaaacataattaactaaaattaatcaaactTTAAACCAAGTATAAAAGTGTGATTTCGAtggaaagaaatggaaaaaatcaCCTTTCTTCTTCACCTAAACCGACCAACATTGTTGTACTAAAGAAACCTCCCAAGTTTAAAACATTCAGTCATAAATTGGTAAGTTCATTTaggtcattttcttgtaatttttgcaGATTTGAGGTTATGGgagtttgatttagctagcccatgtaccaatttgagaaaactgttaaagttttagacAGTTATCATTGTTCAGAATTGGATGAAATTGGCGTGAAATTGCTAGAAGTTAAGCTTAgattaaaaaaggactaaattgtaaagcttaatagTTAGTTTTGTACatcagggaccaaattgaaaaatgtaaaactatcataaaattttattacGAGGTCTCTAATGAGTAATTGTGAAAACTGTGAAATCAAACTTCAATCTGAAGCTTTAGATTGAAAGTTAAGTTTGTcccaagtttagggactaaattgaatgaattgtaaaATATGCTTGATATTGTGATTGGTTCTTATTTGAATAAGATTTGATAATAGTATATGTCTTATGGATTTATTTAGCTAACATTGACATGGAACTATCGAGATAGAAATG
This window encodes:
- the LOC107937142 gene encoding probable protein kinase At2g41970, encoding MSCCGGAEEELDGPPTNQYQTPPRAGSQIGGPGSGRGRGEPRGGGAAKSGDPQKVLPIEIPAIPLDELNNMTDNFGTKSLIGEGSYGRVFYGTLSDGQPAAIKKLDTSSSPEPDSDFGSQLSVVSRLKHEHFVELLGYCLEDNNRILVYQHATKGSLHDVLHGRKGVQGAEPGPVLTWNERVKIAFGAAKGLEYLHEKVQPSIIHRDVRSSNVLLFDDFVAKIADFNLTNQSSDTAARLHSTRVLGTFGYHAPEYAMTGQITQKSDVYSFGVVLLELLTGRKPVDHTMPKGQQSLVTWATPRLSEDKVKQCVDPKLNNDYPPKAIAKLAAVAALCVQYEADFRPNMTIVVKALQPLLNAKPAGPEPPS